Part of the Solwaraspora sp. WMMA2065 genome is shown below.
CGGCAACCACGGCGGCCTCGGGGTCATCGGTCGGATTGCGCAACCGCTCCCACTCGTCGATCAGGCTGGAGTCGACCTGGCGGACCAGCTCACCCAGCCACTCGATGAGGTCGATCAGCTCCTCGGTCTTGGCGTCGTCGGGCACCGTCTGGCGCAGCGCCCGGTACGCGTCGGCCAGGTACCGCAGCACCAGACCCTCCGACCGGGACAGCCCGTAGAAGTTGACGTACTCGACGAAGGTCATCGCCCGCTCGTACAGGTCGCGGACCACCGACTTGGGCGCCAGCTCGTAGTCGGCCACCCACGGATGCCCCTGCCGGTACGTCTCGTACGCCATCTCCAGCAGCTCGGCCAGCGGCTTCGGGTGGGTGACCTCGTCGAGCAGTTCCAGGCGGGCCTCGTACTCGATGCCGTCGGCCTTCATCTGCGCGACCGCCTCGCCGCGGGCCTTGTGCTGCTGCGCGGAAAGGATCTGCCGGGGGTCGTCCAACGTCGCCTCGATGATCGACAGCACGTCGAGCGGGTACGTCGGCGACTCCACGTCGAGCAGTTCGATCGCGGCCAGCGCGAACGGCGACAGCGGCTGGTTGAGCGCGAAGTCGAGTTGCAGGTCCACGGTGAGTCGGACCCGGCGGCCCTCGGCGTCCGGCCCGGGTAGCTGCTCGACCACCCCGCCGGCGCGCAGCGCCCGGTAGATGGCGATCGCCCGGCGGATGTGCCGGCGCTGCGCCGCCCGGTCCTCGTGGTTGTCGGTCAGCAGGTGGCGCATCGCGGTGAACGCGTCGCCGGGCCGGCTGATCACGTTGAGCAGCATCGCGTGGCTGACCCGGAAGCTGGAGGTCAACGGCTCCGGCTCGGCCTCGACCAGCCGTTCGAAGGTCGGCTTGCCCCAGCCGATCGACCCCTCCGGCGGCTTCTTGCGGACCACCTTGCGCCGTTTCTTCGGGTCGTCACCGGCCTTGGCGAGGGCCTTCTCGTTCTCGATGACGTGCTCCGGGGCCTGCACGACGACGGTGCCCAGGGTGTCGAATCCGGCCCGGCCGGCCCGCCCGGCGATCTGGTGGAACTCGCGGGCCTTGAGCAGCCTGGTGCGTACCCCGTCGTACTTGGACAGGCCGGTGAACAGCACCGTGCGGATCGGCACGTTGATCCCGACGCCGAGGGTGTCGGTGCCGCAGATGACCTTGAGCAGCCCGGCCTGGGCGAGGGTCTCCACCAGCCGGCGGTACTTGGGCAGCATGCCGGCGTGATGCACCCCGATGCCGTGGCGGACCAGCCGGGACAGGGTGCGTCCGAAGCCGGAGGAGAACCGGAAGTTGCCGATCGCCGCAGCGATCGCGTCCTTCTCCGCCCGGGTGCACACGTTGATGCTCATCAGCGCCTGGGCCCGTTCCAGTGCCGCCGCCTGGGTGAAGTGGACCACGTACACCGGGGCCTGGTGGGTGCTGAGCAGCTCTTCCAGGGTCTCGTGCAGCGGTGTCGTCGCGTAGGTGAACATCAGCGGCACCGGCCGCTGCGCCGAGGAGACCACGGCGGTGGCCCGCCCGGTCCGCCGGCTCAGGTCGTCGACGAACCGGGTCACGTCGCCGAGCGTCGCCGACATCAGCACGAACTGGGCCTGCGGCAGCTCGATCAGCGGCACCTGCCACGCCCAGCCCCGGTCCGGCTCGGCGTAGAAGTGGAACTCGTCCATCACCACCTGGCCGACGTCGGCCGCGGACCCGTCGCGCAACGCCAGGTTGGCCAGGATCTCGGCGGTACAGCAGATGATCGGCGCGTCGGCGTTGACGCTGGCGTCGCCGGTGAGCATCCCCACCTCGGACGCGCCGAAGATCTCGCAGAGCGCGAAGAACTTCTCCGACACCAGCGCCTTGATCGGCGCGGTGTAGAAGGTGACCCGGTCATCGGCCAGGGCCGCGAAGTGCGCGCCGGTGGCGACCAGGCTCTTGCCGGAGCCGGTCGGGGTGTTCAGGATGACGTTCGCCCCGGAGACGATCTCGATGAGCGCCTCGTCCTGGTGCGGGTACAGCTCCAGGCCACGGCCGGCCGCCCAGCCGGCGAACGCCTCGTAGACGGCGTCCGGGTCCGCGCCGCGCGGCAGCAGGTCGGTCAGGGTCGGGGCGGTCTGTGTCATGTCTGTCCATCCTGCCTGTCGCCGCCGCCGGCCGCCAACGTGGGTGACCGTCGTCAGCCGTCGGGCGTACCCCCGACGCGTTCGAAGACCAGGTCCAGCGCCGGTCGGCCGGCGCGGACCCCGCGCCGTTCGAACTTCGTCTCCGGCCGGTACGCCGGCCGGGGCGCATACCCGTCGTGCAGGTTGCGCAGCTGCGGGTCGGCGGTCAGGGTGGCCAGCATCGCCTGGGCGTACGGCGCCCAGTCGGTGGCGCAGTGCAGCCGCCCGCCGGGCCGCAGCCGGGAGCGCAGCAGCGCCACGTGCTCGGGTCGGACCAGTCGCCGCTTGTGGTGGCGCGCCTTCGGCCACGGGTCGGGGAAGAACGCGTACACCGCGTCCAGGCTGCGTTCGGGCAGGCAGCGGCGGGCCAGGTCGAGGGCGTCGCCGGTGGCGACCCGGACGTTGGTCAGCGCGTGCTGTTCGATCAGCGCCAGCAGGTTCGCGATGCCCGGGGTGTGCACCTCGACGGCCAGGTAGTCGCGGTCGCGGTCGGCCGCCGCCATCGTCGCGGTGGCGTCGCCCATGCCGAAGCCGATGTCGAGCACCACCGGTGCCGTCCGGCCGAACAACGCCGCCGGGTCCAGCGGCGCCGGCAGGTCGTCAACGACGGTCCGGTATGCGGCGGACAGCCGGTCGAGCGCGTCGTGGTGTCGGCCGCTGAGCCGTCCCCGGCGCGGGTGGTAGGTGCGGATGCTCACGTGGCGACAGCCTATATCCGACACCGAGCGTGTCCGGGGTGTCATCCAGGGCTGCGTGGTGAGAGGATCCCGGCAGCGTCGCGGAGAGGATGGTGACCGATGCCCGTACGCCGTTCACTGGCCACCGCAGGGCTCGGCGTGACCCTCGCGGTCGTCGCCGGGCTGCTCGGCGCGGCCCCGGCCCGGGCCGCCGACGTGTTCGTCGATCTCAATCCGAGCACGGTGGAGTCCGGTTACCTGGTGGGCATCCGGGCCAGTTGTACCGACAACACCGCGCCGGCCACCGTCGAGTCCGACGCGTTCGGCACGGTCGAGGTGCGGCCGCAGTTCGAGGAGCTCACCGCGGCGGTGACCGTGCCGGCCGAGACGGAGGCGGGCAGCTACCGGGTGCGGTTGACCTGCCCGGACGACCGGTCGGCAGCCACCACGCTGTACGTGCTGGACCCGACCCGGCCCAGTCGTGGCCCGGCCACCGGCTTCGGTGGCACGGCCGGTGACGACGGTGCCGGCGGCCTGCTGACCGGGGTCGGCGTGATCGCTCTGGCCGCCGGTGCGGTGCTCGGCGTACTGACCCTGCGTCGGCGCCGGTCGGCCTGACCAGGCGCGGCAGGGGAGGGGACGGGCCGTGGCGAAGGGCGGTGGCCGGGGCTGGACCGGGCCGGCTGCGATCGTGCTGGTGCTGGTCGGGCTCTTCGCGATCGGGTCCGGCGGCGACGGCGACTGGCGGGACATCCTGGCCGGTGGCAACAATCCGCCGCCCCGGGAGTTCCCGGTGCTGGAGCCGAGCCGGCCGATCCGGATCGCCGTCCCGTCGCTCGACATCCGCGCCCCGGTGCACTCGGTCGGGCTCGCCGACGACGGGTCGATCGCCGTACCGGCGCTGCACCGGCACAACCAGGCCGGCTGGTACGACGGGGGACCGACGCCCGGTCAGTTCGGGCCGGCGATCATCGTCGGGCATGCCGACACCCGGGACGGGCCGTCGGTCTTCCATGATCTGGCCGACATCGAGCCGGGGGCGACCGTCGAAGTGACCCGGCGGGACCGGGTGGTGGCCGTCTTCGAGGTCAACTCGGTCGAGCACTTCGGCAAGGACGAGTTGCCGGTCGAGCAGGTGTACGGCGACTACGCCCGACCCGGCCTACGGATGATCACCTGCGGTGGCGAGTGGCTGGGCGACGGCATCGGGTACGCGGACAACATCGTGGTGTCCGCCTCTCTGGTGTCGACGAGGAAGGCCTGAGGTGCCACTACGAACAGTGATGAACTGAGCGGTGGTCGGGGTACGTGTTCGCAGACATGACCTCAACAGCCAAGCCCAGACCGTCCCGAGTCGCTCGTAAACCCGTCCTGGTCGCTGGCGCTGCCGCTACCGCTGGGATCATGCTGGCGGTGACCGCAATGGCCGGAGCGGAAACGACGTCACCGGCAGCCGGTGAACCGGCTAGCACTTTCGCGGCCGAGCTCGTCGGATGGGCGACACAGAACGGTGGTACCACCGGTGGCGCCGGCGGCGAGACCGTTCAGGTGGACAGCGTGGCGGCGTTCACCGAGGCGGTGACCGACGGGCAGGCACGGGTGGTTGAGGTGACTGGAGCGCTCGCGCTGCCCGACATGACGCCCGTGGGGTCGAACAAGACGATAGTGGGGGTCGGCGGCGATGCGACCATCACCGGCGGCGGCCTTACCCTGAGTGAGTCGACCAACGTCATCATTCAGAATCTGACCTTCGACGACTGGAACGACGACGCGATCAACATAGAGGACGAGTCGACCAATGTCTGGGTCGATCACAACAGCTTCGGTGTCGGCTTCGACGGCGCGGTCGACATCAAGCGCGGCTCGGACTTCATCACGGTGTCCTGGAACCGCGTGACCGGCCACAACAAGGTGATGCTGCTGGGCCACTCGGACAACAACGGCGCGCAGGACATCGGCAAACTGCGGGTGACGTACCACCACAATTTTTTCGAGGGCACTGTGCAGCGCAACCCTCGTGTGCGATTCGGCAATCCGGTACACGTGTTCAACAACCTCTACCAGGACGTGTCCGGCTACGGCGTGGCGTCCACCGAGGACGCGGGGGTGCTGGTCGAAGGCAACGTGTTCGTCGGCGTCGACGACCCGTTCCACCTGGCCGAGGCAGCATCCGGCCCCGGCACCTTGATCGCCCGGGACAACCTGCTACTCGATTCGGGCACCGGAGAGGCCGGTGGCGACGTCGCTGACATCCCGTACGCGTACCAGCTTGATCCAGCCTCGGAGATCGAGGCGCTGGTGACCGCCGGGGCGGGAGCTGGCCGGCTGTAGGCCGCCCCGGCCGACCTCCGGGGCGGCCGGTGGAGCGTGCCCCCGTCGCCACCGGCTGCCCCGGAGTGTCCCGCCATCCGGAAGGCGGAAAGATGGTCAGCACACCCAGCAGCACCGAGGAGGATTCATGAGCCAGACGGCGCAGATCGGGGTCACCGGTCTGGGGGTGATGGGCCGTAACCTGGCCCGCAACCTCGCGCGGCACGGCCATGTGGTGGCGGTCCACAACCGGTCGGCCGGCCGGACCAAGGAGATGATGGCCGAGTTCGGCCACGAGGGCACCTTCCTGCCGGCGGAGAGCCCGGCCGAGTTCGTCGCCTCGTTGGAACGCCCCCGCCGCGTGGTGATCATGGTCAACGCGGGTGCCGCCACCGACGCGGTGATCAACGAGTTCGCGCCCCTGCTGGAGCCGGACGACATGATCATCGACGGCGGCAACGCCCACTTTCTGGACACCCGTCGGCGGGAGGCGGAGCTGCGCGAGCGCGGGCTGCACTTCGTCGGCACCGGCGTCTCCGGCGGCGAGGAGGGCGCCCTGCACGGGCCGAGCATCATGCCCGGTGGTTCGGCCGAGTCGTACGCCGCGCTCGGCCCGCTGCTGGAGGACATCTCGGCCAAGGTCGACGGTACGCCGTGCTGCGTGCGGATCGGCCCGGACGGTGCCGGCCACTTCGTCAAGATGGTCCACAACGGCATCGAGTACGCCGACATGCAGCTGATCGGTGAGGCGTACGACCTGCTGCGCCGCGCCGGCGGGCTCACCCCGGCGCAGATCGCCGACGTGTTCCGCAGCTGGAACTCCGGTCGGCTCTCCTCGTACCTGATCGAGATCACCGCCGAGGTGCTCGGCCACACCGACGCCGTCACCGGCAAGCCGTTCGTCGACGTCGTGCTCGACCAGGCCGGCCAAAAGGGCACCGGCCGGTGGACCGTGCAGGGCGCCCTCGACCTCGGGGTGCCGGTGAGCGGCATCTCCGAGGCGGTCTTCGCCCGGTCGCTGTCCGGCCACGCCGACATCCGGGCCGCCGCCGCCGACCTGCCGGGCCCGGTGGAGAGCTGGGCCGGGTCGGCCGACGAGCTGATCGCCGATGTCGAGCAGGCGCTGTACGCGTCGAAGATCGTCGCGTACGCGCAGGGTTTCCACCAGATCCAGGCCGGCAGCGCCGAGTACGACTGGGACATCGACCTTGGCGCGGTGGCCCGGATCTGGCGCGGCGGCTGCATCATCCGGGCCGCGTTCCTGGACAAGATCCGGGCGGCCTACGACGCGGCGCCGCAGCTGCCGACGCTGCTGACCGACGGGTACTTCGCCGAGGCCCTAACCGGTGCCCAGCTGGGCTGGCGTCGGGTGGTTGCCACGGCGGCGCAGGTCGGGGTGCCGGCTCCCGGGTTCGCCTCCGCGTTGGCCTACTACGACGGGCTGCGCGCGCCCCGGTTGCCGGCCGCCCTGATCCAGGGGCAGCGGGACTTCTTCGGCGCGCACACCTATCGCCGGGTCGACGCCGAGGGCAGCTTCCACGTGCTGTGGGCCGACGACCGCAGCCAGGTCGAATCCCGCTGATCCGACCCGGCCGTCCGGTTCGCCGTGGCGGGCGTGCCCCGTCAGCCACGGCGACCGGCACCGGCGGCCGGTGTCAGCGACCCCGGTGTCAGTGCCCCGGCACCGCGGGCTCAGTCCAGGTCGACGACGACCGGGGCATGGTCGGACGGGGTCGGGCCCTTGCGGGCGTCGCGGTCCACGTAGGCCGCCCGGACCCGTCGGTTGACGGTGCCGCTGGCGTAGACCAGGTCGATCCGCATGCCCATGTTCTTCGGGAACATCCCGGCCCGGTAGTCCCAGTAGGTGTACGGGTGCGGGCCCTTCATCGGCTGCGGCACCACGTCGACCAGGCCGAGGGCGAGCAGGTCGGCCAGCGCGGCCCGTTCGGCCGGGGTGACGTGGGTGGAGCCGGCGAAGACCGTCGGGTCCCATACGTCGGCGTCGGTGGGCGCGACGTTGAAGTCGCCGCAGATCAGCAGATCGGTGGCGGCCTCTGCGGCGAGCGCGCGGCGCAGCCCGGCCAGCCAGTCCAGCTTGTAGGTGTAGTGCGCCGAGTCGGGGCTGCGCCCGTTCGGCACGTACACCGACCAGACCCGGACCCCGGCGCAGGTCGCCGCGACGGATCTGGCCTCCGGCAGCGGGAAGCCGGGCTCGGCGTCGAACCCGGTCCGGACGTCGTCGAGCCCGACCCGGGACAGCACCGCGACGCCGTTCCAGCGTCCGTCGCCGTGCGCTGCCACCGCGTAGCCGAGGTCACCGACCTCGGCGGTCGGGAACGCGGCCGCCGCGCACTTGGTCTCCTGCAGACACACCACGTCCGGGGTGGTGTCGGCCAGCCAGCTGAGCAGCCGGTTCAGCCGGGCCTTGACCGAGTTGACGTTCCAGGTGGCGATCCGCACCCGGCCAGCGTGCCACAGTACCGGCCGGGTGACCCGGGGGAGGGCCGCCCCCGGGCCGGTCAGCCGGGCAGGTCCCCGGGCCGGGTCTGCTCGGCGAGGAAGCGCTCCAGCTCCGCGCCGAGCTCGTCGGCGGTCGGCAGCGGCCCGCTGGACTCGGCGAGCAGGTTGGTGCCGGACCGACCCCGGGTGAAGCTGTCGTACTGCTCCTCCAGCGCACTGACCAGGGATCCGGCCTCTTCGGTCTGGGCGACCTGCCGGTCGATGTCCTCCCGGACCGCCTCGGCAGCGCTGTGCAGCTGCTCGGTGGGCAGCAGCAGACCCGTGGTCCGCGAGACGGAGTTGAGCAGTAGCTCGGCGGCGGCCGGATACTCGGCCTGGGCCACGTAGTGCGGGACGTGCACGGCGAAGCCCACCGCGTCGTGGCCCTGCTGACCGAGGCGGTACTCCAGCAGGTGCCCAGCGCTGCCTGGCACCTGGACCCGCTGCAGCCAGGGTTCGTAGCCGCTGATCAGCTCGCGACGGCTGGCGTGCGCGGTGACCCCGGTCGGCCGGGTGTGCGGCACCGCCATCGGGATGGCGTTCAGCCCGATCGTGGTGCCGACGTTGAACTGGCGGTGCACCGCGATCGCCGCAGCGGTGAACCGTTCCCACTGCAGGTCAGGCTCGGGGCCACCGAGCAGCAGGAACGGCGTGCCGGCGTCGTCACGCATCAGGTGGACTTCGAGCCGGGGCTCCTCGTAGTGCTCCCAGTGGTCCTCGACGAAGAGCATCACCGGCCGGCGGGACCGGTAGTCGAGCAGCTGGTCGATGTCGAAGGTGGCCACGACCTCGTGCTCGAGGGAGGCGAGCAGGTGTTCACGGGCGAGTCGGGTCGCGTTGCCGGCGTCGACGAAACCCGTCATCGCCTGGATCAGCACCGGCTGACCGAGCTCGGGCACCTCGTCGACGACGTCGTAGAGCTCGTGTGGGTCGAGCACCGGGCGCAACCTCCTCAGAACGGTACGGCGGGTACGGCATCTCCAATTGCGGCAACGCTAGTCCCATGCCGGCGCATTCCGGTTTCCGGGCGTCGATCCGACGCGGCGGACTACTCACGGTCCGGTAGCGGACACGACAAGTCGGCAGTCGCTGGTCGGCTCCTGCCTGTCCGGGGGATGCCGCATTCGGCGGGACGGGTGATGCCCGCCGGTCGGACGGGGGAGTGGCGGGGTGGTGGCGGGAGGTGGTCAGTTAACAGGTGATAAAGGCTGTAGTAAACAATGATGGGCGAAATATCGTTTACTGGCGGTTTGCCGTGATCGACGTGTCATGCCGATGTCGCTGAGGGATCGCCCGATTACCTGGTGAAGAATTGTGGTGTCCATCACAAAATCACCCTGGGTGATCGAGCTGCGGTCTGCCTAGCCTCGTCGAATGCCTGATGACGACACCACAAGGAGCGAGGACACCACCCTGAGTCGCGATGACCGTTCGGCTGATGTCCCCTCGGACACCACGCCGACCGGCGCGGCCCGGGCCGTCGCCCGGTGGGAGCGCCTTCGCAACCGGCTGCCCGCCCTGTCATACCCACACTCCGCCCGACCAACCCTCCCATCGCTCGGAGCTACCCTGCGTCACCGCGCCAATGCCCGGACGGCGCTGGCCGCCGCCGTCGTCTGCGCCCTCGGCGTAGTCGCGGCGGTCGAGTCGACCGCCGATTCGCCGGCGGCGACCGGGCCGGCTCCGGCCGCTGCCGAGGCCGACCTGCAGCGCCGGGCCGACGCGGCCGACGCCGCGTCCCGGGCCCAGCGCCCCGAGCCCGGCGAAGGGGAACCGGCGGCCGCCGCCGCAGCCCAGGCCGCTGAGACCACCGAAGCACCGGCCGACCCGGACGTCGCCGCTGCGGAGCCCACCGAGACCGCCGAGCCCGCCCCGGAACCGACCTCGACCACCGTCGCCCCGGTCGCCGGGCTGTCCCAGGTGCAGATGGACAATGCCACGGCCATCGTCGACGCCGGCCTGGCGTTGCAACTGCCGCGCCGGGCCATGGTGATCGCGGTGGCCACCGCGATGCAGGAGTCGACCCTGCTCAACCGGGCCAGCGAGGTGCTGCCGGAGTCCAAGAACTACCCGCACCAGGGCACCGGCTGGGACCACGACTCGGTCGGACTGTTCCAGCAGCGCACCAGCACTGGCTGGGGGGCGGTGGCAGACCTGATGAACCCGACCTACTCGGCGACCCAGTTCTATCTGGCCCTGCAGCGGGTGGCCGGTTGGGAACAGCTGCCGTTGACCGTCGCCGCCCAGGCGGTGCAGGTCTCGGCGTACCCGGGGCACTACGCCCAGCACGAGGCCGCTGCCGACGCCGTGGTCACCGCGGTGCTCGCGGCCCGCTGAGTACCGCCTGTCCCGTTCCGCCCGTCCCACGGACCGACCGGAACACCGGTCACGCCCTTCGGCGGCGTACGCCGCCAGCGGCCCTTGGTCACCCGGCCAGGCCGCTGGCGGCGTACGCCACTTCGGCCAGCAGGTTCTGTCCGTCGGTGTCGGGGTGGAAGTAGTCCAGCCGGTTCAGCTGGTCCACGGTGAACCGGGTGTCGTGCACCGCTCCGTCGTCGAACCGGCACCGGTCGCCGTACGCCCGGCAGACCCCGGCCAGCTCCCGGTTGTACGCCGCGACCCGGTCGCGTACCGCCGCCCGGCGCTGTGTCGCGGCCTCGTCAGTCGCTGTCGCGTTGGCCAGCAGCGACGGACATACGCCACGGTCCCAGGCCCGCACCACCCGCTCCTCCCCGTGCCCGATCTCCCACAGCCGGTACAGGTCGGGGATGCTCAACAACAGGACCTCCGCCTGCGGCACACCATCGCCCAGCACCCGCAGGGCCCGGTCGACGTCGTCACGGAACGCCGCGACCGGGGTCATGTCCTGCGGCGTCGCCCGGCAGGCGTCGTTCGCGCCGATCAGCACCGTCACGTACTGGGCCGAGACGTCCACCGCCGACGCGGCCTGGTCGGCCAGTGCCGCGGCCCGCGCCCCTGGCACCGAGAAATCGT
Proteins encoded:
- a CDS encoding pectate lyase, with protein sequence MLAVTAMAGAETTSPAAGEPASTFAAELVGWATQNGGTTGGAGGETVQVDSVAAFTEAVTDGQARVVEVTGALALPDMTPVGSNKTIVGVGGDATITGGGLTLSESTNVIIQNLTFDDWNDDAINIEDESTNVWVDHNSFGVGFDGAVDIKRGSDFITVSWNRVTGHNKVMLLGHSDNNGAQDIGKLRVTYHHNFFEGTVQRNPRVRFGNPVHVFNNLYQDVSGYGVASTEDAGVLVEGNVFVGVDDPFHLAEAASGPGTLIARDNLLLDSGTGEAGGDVADIPYAYQLDPASEIEALVTAGAGAGRL
- a CDS encoding PAC2 family protein, which gives rise to MLDPHELYDVVDEVPELGQPVLIQAMTGFVDAGNATRLAREHLLASLEHEVVATFDIDQLLDYRSRRPVMLFVEDHWEHYEEPRLEVHLMRDDAGTPFLLLGGPEPDLQWERFTAAAIAVHRQFNVGTTIGLNAIPMAVPHTRPTGVTAHASRRELISGYEPWLQRVQVPGSAGHLLEYRLGQQGHDAVGFAVHVPHYVAQAEYPAAAELLLNSVSRTTGLLLPTEQLHSAAEAVREDIDRQVAQTEEAGSLVSALEEQYDSFTRGRSGTNLLAESSGPLPTADELGAELERFLAEQTRPGDLPG
- a CDS encoding DEAD/DEAH box helicase produces the protein MTQTAPTLTDLLPRGADPDAVYEAFAGWAAGRGLELYPHQDEALIEIVSGANVILNTPTGSGKSLVATGAHFAALADDRVTFYTAPIKALVSEKFFALCEIFGASEVGMLTGDASVNADAPIICCTAEILANLALRDGSAADVGQVVMDEFHFYAEPDRGWAWQVPLIELPQAQFVLMSATLGDVTRFVDDLSRRTGRATAVVSSAQRPVPLMFTYATTPLHETLEELLSTHQAPVYVVHFTQAAALERAQALMSINVCTRAEKDAIAAAIGNFRFSSGFGRTLSRLVRHGIGVHHAGMLPKYRRLVETLAQAGLLKVICGTDTLGVGINVPIRTVLFTGLSKYDGVRTRLLKAREFHQIAGRAGRAGFDTLGTVVVQAPEHVIENEKALAKAGDDPKKRRKVVRKKPPEGSIGWGKPTFERLVEAEPEPLTSSFRVSHAMLLNVISRPGDAFTAMRHLLTDNHEDRAAQRRHIRRAIAIYRALRAGGVVEQLPGPDAEGRRVRLTVDLQLDFALNQPLSPFALAAIELLDVESPTYPLDVLSIIEATLDDPRQILSAQQHKARGEAVAQMKADGIEYEARLELLDEVTHPKPLAELLEMAYETYRQGHPWVADYELAPKSVVRDLYERAMTFVEYVNFYGLSRSEGLVLRYLADAYRALRQTVPDDAKTEELIDLIEWLGELVRQVDSSLIDEWERLRNPTDDPEAAVVADDRPPAVTGNPRAFRVLVRNALFRRVELAALRRYDELGELDADSGWDADAWADALEPYFDEYDEIGTGPDARGPALLLITQERERWLVRQIFADPAEDHDWGISAEVDLAASDEAGSAVLHVTAVGQL
- a CDS encoding GDSL-type esterase/lipase family protein gives rise to the protein MHRRWVAGAAAVCALVALACEAGEDGGGPDPTSPPPPGTDLPSSMAALGDSITAGYGSCVVLTSCRRNSWSTGDGFRVESLYQRIAEVNPAMNGQEHDFSVPGARAAALADQAASAVDVSAQYVTVLIGANDACRATPQDMTPVAAFRDDVDRALRVLGDGVPQAEVLLLSIPDLYRLWEIGHGEERVVRAWDRGVCPSLLANATATDEAATQRRAAVRDRVAAYNRELAGVCRAYGDRCRFDDGAVHDTRFTVDQLNRLDYFHPDTDGQNLLAEVAYAASGLAG
- the gndA gene encoding NADP-dependent phosphogluconate dehydrogenase, with the protein product MSQTAQIGVTGLGVMGRNLARNLARHGHVVAVHNRSAGRTKEMMAEFGHEGTFLPAESPAEFVASLERPRRVVIMVNAGAATDAVINEFAPLLEPDDMIIDGGNAHFLDTRRREAELRERGLHFVGTGVSGGEEGALHGPSIMPGGSAESYAALGPLLEDISAKVDGTPCCVRIGPDGAGHFVKMVHNGIEYADMQLIGEAYDLLRRAGGLTPAQIADVFRSWNSGRLSSYLIEITAEVLGHTDAVTGKPFVDVVLDQAGQKGTGRWTVQGALDLGVPVSGISEAVFARSLSGHADIRAAAADLPGPVESWAGSADELIADVEQALYASKIVAYAQGFHQIQAGSAEYDWDIDLGAVARIWRGGCIIRAAFLDKIRAAYDAAPQLPTLLTDGYFAEALTGAQLGWRRVVATAAQVGVPAPGFASALAYYDGLRAPRLPAALIQGQRDFFGAHTYRRVDAEGSFHVLWADDRSQVESR
- a CDS encoding exodeoxyribonuclease III, which encodes MRIATWNVNSVKARLNRLLSWLADTTPDVVCLQETKCAAAAFPTAEVGDLGYAVAAHGDGRWNGVAVLSRVGLDDVRTGFDAEPGFPLPEARSVAATCAGVRVWSVYVPNGRSPDSAHYTYKLDWLAGLRRALAAEAATDLLICGDFNVAPTDADVWDPTVFAGSTHVTPAERAALADLLALGLVDVVPQPMKGPHPYTYWDYRAGMFPKNMGMRIDLVYASGTVNRRVRAAYVDRDARKGPTPSDHAPVVVDLD
- a CDS encoding class F sortase; translation: MAKGGGRGWTGPAAIVLVLVGLFAIGSGGDGDWRDILAGGNNPPPREFPVLEPSRPIRIAVPSLDIRAPVHSVGLADDGSIAVPALHRHNQAGWYDGGPTPGQFGPAIIVGHADTRDGPSVFHDLADIEPGATVEVTRRDRVVAVFEVNSVEHFGKDELPVEQVYGDYARPGLRMITCGGEWLGDGIGYADNIVVSASLVSTRKA
- the trmB gene encoding tRNA (guanosine(46)-N7)-methyltransferase TrmB, with product MTPRTRSVSDIGCRHVSIRTYHPRRGRLSGRHHDALDRLSAAYRTVVDDLPAPLDPAALFGRTAPVVLDIGFGMGDATATMAAADRDRDYLAVEVHTPGIANLLALIEQHALTNVRVATGDALDLARRCLPERSLDAVYAFFPDPWPKARHHKRRLVRPEHVALLRSRLRPGGRLHCATDWAPYAQAMLATLTADPQLRNLHDGYAPRPAYRPETKFERRGVRAGRPALDLVFERVGGTPDG